One genomic region from Cetobacterium sp. 8H encodes:
- a CDS encoding ABC transporter substrate-binding protein: MYKILSLFFCLFSLVFSQTVLDGLGREVEIPLKVERIVSTVPSNTELIIDMGLINKIVGVDIYSEKISKELKGLGVLNTNTLNEEKIIELAPDLVITSSHNLSKGADSLKIFEELEVPIFVVSTSINLEDVNNSIDQMGKLLNEPEKAAVLKKRYTEKLNLIKSMTSKIQNRKRVYFEIMPEPIYTTGGKTFINSMIEVAGGKNIFSEEVGWITPSLEKLIEKNPEVIFIGEDKKELVEDIKTRVEWQDIDAVKNNRIYVIDEGINRPSTRVLIALEQMQKLLEER; the protein is encoded by the coding sequence GTGTATAAAATATTAAGTTTATTTTTTTGTTTATTCAGTTTAGTTTTTTCACAAACTGTGCTTGATGGCTTAGGAAGAGAAGTAGAAATTCCATTAAAAGTAGAAAGAATAGTATCTACAGTCCCATCAAATACAGAGTTGATAATAGATATGGGTCTGATTAATAAAATAGTAGGGGTAGATATCTACTCAGAGAAGATATCAAAAGAATTAAAAGGTTTAGGAGTTTTAAATACAAATACTTTAAATGAAGAAAAAATAATTGAATTAGCTCCAGATTTAGTGATTACATCTTCTCATAATCTATCTAAAGGAGCGGACAGTTTAAAAATATTTGAAGAGTTAGAAGTACCTATTTTTGTAGTAAGTACATCTATAAATTTAGAGGATGTTAATAATTCGATAGACCAGATGGGAAAGTTATTAAATGAGCCAGAAAAAGCAGCAGTTTTAAAAAAAAGATATACTGAAAAGTTAAATTTAATAAAAAGTATGACTTCAAAAATTCAAAATAGAAAAAGAGTATATTTTGAAATAATGCCAGAACCAATATATACAACAGGTGGAAAAACATTTATAAACAGTATGATAGAAGTTGCAGGTGGAAAAAATATTTTTTCTGAAGAGGTAGGGTGGATAACACCATCTTTAGAAAAATTAATAGAAAAGAATCCAGAGGTAATATTTATTGGAGAAGATAAAAAAGAATTGGTTGAAGACATAAAAACAAGAGTGGAGTGGCAAGATATAGATGCAGTAAAAAATAATAGAATATATGTGATAGATGAGGGAATTAATAGACCATCAACTAGAGTATTA
- a CDS encoding TonB-dependent receptor, which translates to MNKRFLMVGLFLAATIASAEEKVIRLEESVVTSENSEATIADIPKNITVLTGEEIVQRGAQTVAEALKLVSSVTVRDMGGADAQFDIRGQGATSKSNVIVLLDGAPLNSIDMSGYKTSQIPVDTIERIEVIPSGGSVLYGDGAIGGTINIVTKAPLNKANYGNVGLEVGSYGMFKKEIGYGTKIGEKLLVEIDYLDRKKDAYRDYQKDNLESFGLRTKYNLEKGYLGLKYNYSKTDFRSAGALTKEEVNQDREQSNSTVWRVDGRTEKNNFSGDYVYNINSDLEFKLLGTYTDENYYSKTRDYKTKIGYVKPQMKYKYTDESYLVLGTDYYDGETEIRKGSKLDKNSLGGYLINSYKKDNLKLTQGYRRQNVEYKDSKIGGNKKFKEDALELTASYLYSESGSTYLSYTKGFRTPNTDELAFWDSNNDFKSQTSETYELGIKDFIGNTYASGSIFYIETENEIFYGLTDSGDKKNRNYDGTTKRKGAEISLEHYFDKLTISESLTYMETEFKEGKEIPGVPKVKAVLNLNYRMTDKLTFNNSWEYYGKMYANSDEENKGEKVDDYILSGISLNYNFGNGLVINGGINNLFNEKYYEYVGYGVKGNSYYPAAERNYYAGFKYNF; encoded by the coding sequence ATGAACAAAAGATTTTTAATGGTGGGGCTATTTTTAGCAGCTACTATTGCATCAGCAGAAGAAAAAGTAATAAGATTAGAGGAAAGTGTTGTAACAAGTGAGAATTCAGAGGCAACAATAGCGGATATTCCTAAAAACATAACAGTTCTAACAGGAGAAGAGATCGTTCAAAGAGGAGCTCAAACGGTAGCTGAAGCACTGAAGTTAGTTTCTAGCGTTACAGTAAGAGATATGGGTGGAGCAGATGCCCAGTTTGACATAAGAGGGCAAGGAGCGACATCTAAATCAAATGTAATTGTTTTACTGGATGGAGCACCATTAAATTCAATAGATATGTCAGGATATAAGACGAGCCAAATACCAGTGGATACAATAGAAAGAATAGAGGTGATTCCGTCTGGAGGTTCAGTTTTATATGGTGATGGAGCAATAGGTGGAACTATAAATATAGTAACAAAAGCACCACTGAATAAGGCTAATTATGGAAATGTAGGATTAGAAGTAGGATCTTATGGAATGTTTAAAAAAGAGATAGGATATGGAACTAAAATAGGTGAAAAACTTTTAGTTGAAATTGATTATTTAGATAGAAAAAAAGATGCCTATAGAGACTATCAAAAGGATAATTTAGAAAGTTTTGGTCTTAGAACAAAATACAACTTAGAAAAAGGATATTTAGGTTTAAAATATAACTATTCAAAAACAGATTTTAGATCTGCAGGAGCTTTAACTAAAGAGGAAGTAAATCAAGATAGAGAGCAATCTAACTCAACGGTATGGAGAGTTGATGGAAGAACTGAAAAGAATAATTTTTCGGGAGATTATGTTTATAATATAAATTCAGACTTAGAGTTCAAACTGCTAGGTACATATACAGATGAAAATTATTATTCAAAAACTAGAGATTATAAAACAAAGATAGGTTATGTAAAACCTCAGATGAAGTATAAATATACAGATGAAAGCTATCTAGTTTTAGGAACAGATTATTACGACGGTGAAACAGAAATAAGAAAAGGAAGTAAATTAGATAAAAACTCATTGGGTGGATACTTAATAAATAGTTACAAAAAAGATAATTTGAAATTAACTCAAGGATATAGAAGACAAAATGTAGAATACAAAGATAGTAAAATTGGTGGAAATAAAAAATTTAAAGAGGATGCATTAGAATTAACAGCAAGTTATCTATACTCTGAGAGTGGATCAACATATCTAAGTTACACTAAAGGATTTAGAACTCCAAATACAGATGAGTTAGCTTTTTGGGATTCAAACAATGATTTTAAATCACAAACTTCAGAAACTTATGAATTAGGTATAAAAGATTTTATAGGAAATACATATGCATCGGGGTCAATTTTTTATATAGAAACAGAGAATGAAATTTTCTACGGATTAACTGATTCAGGAGACAAGAAAAATAGAAATTATGATGGGACAACTAAAAGAAAAGGTGCTGAAATATCTTTAGAGCATTATTTTGATAAGCTGACAATTTCTGAATCATTAACATATATGGAAACAGAATTTAAAGAGGGGAAAGAGATTCCGGGAGTGCCTAAAGTTAAAGCGGTATTAAACTTGAACTATAGAATGACAGATAAATTGACATTCAATAACTCTTGGGAATATTATGGTAAAATGTATGCTAACAGTGATGAGGAAAATAAAGGTGAAAAAGTTGATGATTATATTTTAAGTGGAATATCTTTAAACTATAATTTTGGAAATGGATTAGTAATAAACGGTGGAATTAATAATCTATTTAATGAAAAATATTATGAATATGTTGGATATGGAGTAAAAGGAAATAGTTATTATCCAGCTGCAGAGAGAAATTACTATGCAGGATTTAAATATAATTTTTAA
- a CDS encoding methylated-DNA--[protein]-cysteine S-methyltransferase encodes MGNYFYVFETRFGLLKIESNDEYVTAIEFNNPISNNQYQLNDTIKSAFLELNEFFEGKRKSFSFPIKLNGTEFQKSVWNELMKIPYGETRTYKEIAISIGNPKACRAVGLANNKNPLPIVVPCHRVIGSKGALTGYAYGLNMKETLLKLEKGMK; translated from the coding sequence ATGGGAAACTATTTTTATGTTTTTGAAACTAGGTTTGGTCTGTTAAAAATTGAAAGTAATGATGAATATGTTACGGCTATTGAATTTAATAATCCAATATCAAATAATCAATATCAACTGAATGATACTATAAAATCTGCTTTTCTTGAATTGAATGAATTCTTTGAAGGCAAAAGAAAATCTTTCTCATTTCCTATAAAATTAAACGGTACAGAGTTTCAAAAAAGTGTATGGAATGAGCTTATGAAAATTCCTTATGGCGAAACTAGAACTTACAAAGAAATAGCTATAAGCATTGGAAATCCAAAAGCTTGTAGAGCTGTTGGCTTAGCAAATAATAAAAATCCACTTCCTATAGTTGTTCCTTGCCATAGAGTTATAGGTTCTAAAGGAGCTCTTACAGGCTACGCTTATGGTTTAAATATGAAAGAAACTCTTTTAAAATTAGAAAAAGGTATGAAATAA
- the putP gene encoding sodium/proline symporter PutP — MIGLETFITFGAYLVFLIGVGVYFYGKTTNSEEYLIGGRGVGSWVTALSAQASDMSGWLLMGLPGAVYLSGFSQIWVVIGLTTGTYLNWKYIAPKLRVETEVEDALTLPTFLEKKLNDKSGLIRNFLAFGTLFFFTIYSSSGLVAAGKLFETILGIEYKVAVIIGALTIVVYTFLGGYLASCWTDFFQGALMFVAIIAVPVMAFLEIGSVENVRNAIELKEISLSIFKSGNEKIGILSILSSLAWGLGYFGQPHILVRFMSIKDVKELKKSRRIAMVWVIISLIGAISIGLLGIPIFSNISSLGGDAEKIFIFMIKRLFNPWIVGIMLAAILSAIMSTIDSQLLVSSTTLTEDFYRYIKKDATDKEIMWVGRACIIVIAFLALLFALNQNSKILSLVAYAWGGFGTIFGPAIILVLYVKNIQAKSILSGIVVGTLVFLFWKILGLDAYMYELLPGFIANLTTSYVMDKILVKKFMEA; from the coding sequence ATGATAGGATTAGAAACTTTTATAACTTTTGGAGCTTATTTGGTATTTTTAATAGGTGTAGGGGTTTATTTTTATGGAAAAACAACTAATTCGGAAGAGTATTTGATAGGTGGAAGGGGTGTGGGAAGCTGGGTTACAGCACTTTCAGCTCAAGCTAGTGACATGAGTGGGTGGCTATTGATGGGATTACCTGGAGCTGTCTATTTATCAGGGTTTAGCCAGATTTGGGTAGTGATTGGTTTAACTACAGGGACGTATTTAAATTGGAAATATATAGCTCCAAAATTGAGAGTGGAGACAGAGGTTGAGGATGCACTTACATTACCAACATTTTTAGAAAAAAAATTAAATGATAAAAGTGGACTAATTAGAAACTTTTTAGCTTTTGGAACACTATTTTTCTTCACAATTTATTCATCTTCAGGTCTTGTTGCAGCAGGAAAACTTTTTGAAACAATTTTAGGAATAGAATATAAAGTTGCAGTGATTATTGGCGCTCTAACAATTGTTGTATATACTTTTTTAGGTGGTTATTTAGCTTCTTGTTGGACAGACTTTTTTCAAGGAGCATTAATGTTTGTAGCGATAATAGCGGTTCCAGTAATGGCTTTTTTAGAAATTGGAAGTGTTGAAAATGTGAGAAATGCTATAGAGTTAAAGGAGATTTCATTGAGTATCTTTAAATCAGGAAATGAAAAAATAGGAATTTTAAGTATTTTATCATCTCTAGCTTGGGGACTTGGATATTTTGGGCAACCACATATTTTAGTTAGATTTATGAGTATAAAAGATGTGAAAGAGCTTAAAAAATCTAGAAGAATTGCTATGGTTTGGGTAATTATTTCTCTGATAGGAGCTATTTCAATAGGGCTTTTAGGAATCCCAATATTTAGCAATATTTCATCTCTAGGGGGAGATGCAGAAAAAATATTTATATTCATGATTAAAAGATTATTCAATCCATGGATCGTTGGGATTATGTTAGCGGCTATTTTATCGGCAATTATGTCAACAATAGATTCTCAGCTTCTGGTTTCATCAACAACTTTAACAGAGGATTTTTATAGATATATAAAAAAGGATGCTACCGACAAAGAGATTATGTGGGTAGGAAGAGCTTGTATTATAGTAATAGCATTTTTAGCACTTCTGTTTGCTTTAAATCAAAATTCAAAAATACTTTCATTAGTAGCCTATGCGTGGGGTGGTTTTGGAACAATATTTGGTCCAGCAATAATATTGGTTTTATATGTAAAAAATATTCAAGCAAAAAGTATTTTATCAGGAATAGTAGTGGGGACATTGGTGTTTTTATTCTGGAAAATATTAGGGTTAGATGCATATATGTATGAATTGTTACCAGGCTTTATTGCAAATTTAACAACGTCATATGTGATGGATAAAATATTAGTAAAAAAATTCATGGAAGCATAA
- a CDS encoding flavodoxin, which translates to MKKIGIFYGTTSGITAGIVDEIEFYLRGEDSQVYDVAEGISEMKDLENLILVSPTYGVGELQKDWENVFDEFKGLDFTGKVVGIVGVGNQFAFGESYVGAMRKLYDAVTERGAKVVGFTSTEGYKYEETESVIDDKFVGLALDESNQDNETPDRIKAWIEVVKPLFN; encoded by the coding sequence ATGAAAAAAATAGGAATATTTTACGGAACAACGTCAGGAATAACAGCGGGAATCGTTGATGAAATAGAGTTTTATTTAAGAGGAGAAGATAGTCAAGTATACGATGTAGCGGAAGGTATATCTGAAATGAAAGATTTAGAAAATCTGATTCTAGTTTCTCCAACTTATGGTGTAGGAGAATTACAAAAAGATTGGGAAAATGTATTTGATGAATTTAAAGGACTAGATTTTACTGGTAAAGTAGTTGGAATAGTAGGTGTTGGTAACCAATTTGCTTTCGGTGAATCATATGTTGGTGCTATGAGAAAGTTATATGATGCAGTGACAGAAAGAGGAGCTAAAGTAGTAGGATTTACTTCAACTGAAGGATATAAGTATGAAGAGACTGAATCTGTAATTGATGATAAATTTGTAGGATTAGCTTTAGATGAAAGCAATCAAGACAATGAAACACCAGATAGAATAAAAGCTTGGATAGAAGTTGTAAAACCACTATTCAATTAA
- a CDS encoding ThiF family adenylyltransferase, with translation MIFQRTELLIGEENLIKLKKSHVIVFGVGGVGGFAVEALVRAGVGELTVVDFDTVDITNLNRQIIATQNTIGKDKVEVIKERALSINPNLKINAYKEKFFLDKKEMFFSLEKKYDYIVDAIDIVTAKLDLISIAKELKIPIISSMGTGNKINPAMLEIADITKTSVCPLAKVMRQELKKRRINKLKVIYSRELPIKPKKSENNREKQNNVGSISFVPSVAGLIIASEVIKDICDLKNGGGN, from the coding sequence ATGATTTTTCAAAGAACAGAACTATTAATTGGAGAGGAAAACTTAATAAAGTTGAAGAAGTCTCATGTAATAGTATTTGGAGTAGGTGGAGTGGGCGGATTTGCAGTAGAAGCTTTAGTAAGAGCAGGAGTTGGGGAGTTGACAGTTGTAGATTTTGACACTGTAGATATAACTAATTTGAATAGACAAATAATTGCTACTCAAAACACTATAGGAAAGGATAAAGTTGAAGTTATTAAAGAAAGAGCTTTATCAATAAATCCTAATTTAAAAATAAATGCATATAAGGAAAAATTTTTCCTAGATAAAAAAGAGATGTTTTTCTCTTTAGAGAAAAAGTATGATTATATAGTGGACGCAATAGATATAGTCACGGCTAAGTTGGATTTAATTTCAATAGCCAAAGAGTTAAAAATACCAATAATTTCATCGATGGGAACAGGAAATAAAATAAATCCTGCAATGCTAGAAATAGCGGATATAACTAAAACATCGGTTTGTCCTTTAGCTAAGGTAATGAGACAAGAGTTGAAAAAAAGAAGAATAAATAAATTGAAAGTTATTTATTCAAGAGAGTTACCTATTAAACCAAAAAAATCAGAAAATAATAGAGAGAAACAGAATAATGTAGGAAGTATATCTTTTGTTCCTTCAGTTGCAGGACTAATAATAGCTAGTGAAGTTATTAAGGATATATGTGATTTAAAAAATGGAGGCGGAAATTAA
- a CDS encoding fructose-1,6-bisphosphatase — MNIKEEDLKYLKLLSKNFPSIGETATEIINLEAILSLPKGTEHFISDIHGEYEAFNHVLKNCSGVIKEKIEIIFGESLLEKEKNQLATVIYYPKEKIEIIETLEENMELWYKKTINRILKVLQLVSSKYTRSKVLKAMTKDFSYIIQELLYERGEEKNKKDYVEGIINTIIEINRGKEFIINVSNLIQRLVIDNLHIVGDIYDRGPYPHKIMDRLMGYHNVDIQWGNHDILWVGAACGQKACIANAIRICLRYSNKEILEDGYGINLLPLATLAMELYGQDECKRFKPKLKNKIDEKDLELVSKMHKTISIIQFKLEGEIIKRNPTFKMDDRLILNKLDLKNNRVELKGENYPLLDNYFPTVSEEEPYELTFKEKEILDGLVRSFRNSEKLQEHIKFLLEKGSVYLKRNSNLLFHGCIPLDEKGGFREVDIFGKKYSGKRLLEKCDQLCREGYYDDKNIQARDFIWYLWCGKDSSLFGKDKMKTFERYFLEDKKTHEEKYDYYYNFSNTKEAANRILNEFGIKDRYAHIINGHVPVKVKKGESPIKGEGKLLLIDGGFSRAYQDTTGIAGYTLIFNSRGKRLVCHEPFENLKNTIEKCLDIKSTNEIVDYREIKLKVRDTDIGKELESQVKELKKLLECYKKGMIKSN; from the coding sequence ATGAATATTAAAGAAGAAGATTTAAAATATTTAAAACTTCTTTCTAAAAATTTTCCAAGCATAGGTGAAACTGCAACAGAGATAATAAATTTAGAGGCAATTTTATCACTACCTAAAGGAACTGAACATTTTATTAGTGACATTCATGGGGAGTATGAAGCTTTTAATCATGTTTTAAAAAATTGTTCAGGAGTGATAAAGGAAAAAATTGAGATTATTTTTGGAGAGAGTTTACTCGAAAAAGAAAAGAATCAATTGGCAACAGTTATATACTATCCTAAAGAAAAGATTGAAATAATTGAAACTTTAGAAGAAAATATGGAGCTGTGGTATAAGAAAACAATAAACAGAATCTTAAAAGTTTTACAATTAGTATCTTCTAAGTATACAAGATCTAAAGTTTTAAAAGCTATGACAAAGGATTTTTCATACATTATTCAAGAGCTTTTATATGAAAGAGGAGAAGAGAAAAATAAAAAAGATTATGTTGAAGGAATTATTAATACAATAATTGAAATTAATAGAGGAAAAGAGTTTATAATAAACGTTTCTAACTTAATACAGAGATTAGTTATAGATAATCTACATATTGTAGGAGATATATATGATAGGGGTCCTTACCCTCATAAAATAATGGATAGATTGATGGGGTATCATAATGTTGATATTCAGTGGGGGAATCATGACATTCTATGGGTAGGAGCCGCATGTGGACAAAAGGCTTGTATAGCAAATGCTATTAGAATATGCTTGAGATATTCTAATAAAGAAATTTTGGAAGATGGTTATGGAATAAACCTTTTACCTTTGGCAACGTTAGCTATGGAACTATACGGACAAGATGAGTGTAAAAGATTTAAACCAAAACTTAAAAATAAAATTGATGAAAAAGATTTAGAACTTGTTTCTAAAATGCATAAAACGATATCTATAATACAGTTTAAATTAGAGGGAGAGATTATAAAAAGAAATCCAACGTTTAAAATGGATGATAGATTAATTTTAAATAAACTAGACTTAAAAAATAATAGAGTGGAGTTAAAAGGTGAAAATTATCCATTATTAGATAATTATTTTCCGACAGTATCAGAAGAAGAGCCATATGAACTAACTTTTAAAGAAAAAGAGATTTTAGATGGACTCGTGAGAAGTTTTAGAAACAGTGAAAAGCTTCAAGAACATATAAAGTTTCTTTTAGAAAAAGGAAGTGTATATTTAAAAAGAAATTCAAACTTATTATTTCATGGATGCATTCCATTAGATGAAAAAGGTGGATTTAGAGAAGTCGATATTTTTGGGAAAAAATATTCAGGTAAAAGGTTGTTAGAAAAGTGTGATCAGTTATGCAGAGAGGGATATTACGATGATAAAAATATCCAAGCTAGAGATTTCATATGGTATTTGTGGTGTGGAAAAGATTCTTCTCTATTTGGAAAAGATAAAATGAAAACCTTTGAGAGATATTTTTTAGAGGATAAAAAAACTCACGAGGAAAAATATGATTACTATTATAATTTCTCAAATACTAAAGAGGCAGCTAATAGAATTTTAAATGAATTTGGAATAAAAGATAGATATGCACATATAATTAATGGTCATGTACCTGTAAAGGTAAAAAAAGGTGAAAGTCCAATAAAAGGAGAGGGGAAACTTCTTTTAATAGATGGAGGATTCTCTAGAGCATATCAAGATACAACAGGAATCGCAGGATACACTCTGATTTTTAACTCTCGTGGAAAAAGATTGGTTTGTCATGAGCCATTTGAAAACTTAAAGAATACTATTGAAAAATGCTTAGATATAAAATCAACAAATGAAATAGTTGATTATAGAGAGATCAAATTAAAAGTTAGAGATACAGACATTGGCAAAGAGTTAGAAAGCCAAGTTAAAGAGTTAAAAAAACTTTTAGAATGTTATAAAAAAGGTATGATAAAAAGCAACTAG
- the ppdK gene encoding pyruvate, phosphate dikinase, with the protein MKNVYLFNESYGLNKMVLGGKGANLVEMQRIGLPIPNGLIATTTACKNYFKNENILTDEMLKEISEGIKNLENQTGKTFAGENPLLVSVRSGAPVSMPGMMDTILNLGLNDATVENLIKKIGNEKFAYEIYIRFIEMFSEIVKEVEKEKFYSLKNEMKDRSYKEIIECYKNLYKIETGEDFPNDPEKQVVMAIESIFRSWNNERAKIYRQIHGISEEMGTGVVVQEMVFGNFNELSGTGVAFTRNPSTGENIIFGEYLLEAQGEDIVAGIRTPEPLMSMKEQLPNIYDEFVRIANVLEKHYGDMQDIEFTIEDGKLFILQTRNGKRSPHASVKIAIDMVNEGLISKEDAILMVDTELLPQIFNGTFEESDIAGKKLLGKGLPGSAGVAVGKVVLSSEKIKEGESVILVRVETSPEDIKGMSLAKGIVTVKGGATSHGAVVARGMGKCCITGCEEIKIDKSEEFFTINGEVIKEGDIISINGYNGEIYKDAIKLKSGEINGDLKEFLEWCKEFKTLEVRMNADTPKDVVVGRNFGAEGVGLCRTEHMFFEDEKIWNVREMIIASTKEERDLALTKLLELQKIDFKSMLLKMGGLPMNIRLLDPPFHEFLPKTEKDVEKLATLLNRCPKEISDRIKELKEENPMLGHRGCRLAITFPEIYEMQARAIIESAIESKQEGIECEIEIMIPFIGGISEFKYIKEKILETIQTVFDRYDDSVEYKLGTMMELPRACLIANEIAEESAFFSFGTNDLTQTTYGISRDDSIKFIDHYKAKNIMKRDPFHSIDTRGVGKLIVLAKELGKSVKPNIKIGVCGEHGGDPKSIEYFNELGFNYVSCSPFRVPTAIVASAQSAILKKRGI; encoded by the coding sequence ATGAAAAATGTATATTTATTCAATGAAAGTTATGGTTTAAATAAAATGGTTTTAGGAGGAAAAGGTGCTAATCTTGTTGAGATGCAAAGAATAGGATTGCCAATTCCAAATGGACTTATAGCAACAACAACAGCTTGTAAAAATTATTTCAAAAATGAAAATATATTAACTGATGAAATGTTAAAAGAGATATCTGAAGGAATAAAAAATCTTGAAAATCAAACTGGAAAAACTTTTGCTGGTGAAAATCCTTTATTGGTTTCAGTAAGGTCAGGAGCCCCAGTATCTATGCCAGGAATGATGGATACAATTTTAAATCTTGGATTAAATGATGCAACTGTAGAAAATTTAATAAAAAAGATTGGTAACGAAAAATTTGCTTATGAGATATATATTAGATTTATAGAGATGTTTTCTGAAATTGTAAAAGAAGTAGAAAAAGAAAAGTTTTACTCTTTAAAAAATGAGATGAAAGATAGATCTTATAAAGAGATTATAGAATGTTATAAAAATTTATATAAAATTGAAACAGGAGAAGATTTTCCAAATGATCCAGAAAAACAAGTTGTTATGGCAATAGAGTCAATTTTTAGATCATGGAACAATGAAAGAGCAAAAATATATAGACAGATACACGGAATAAGTGAAGAGATGGGAACAGGAGTAGTTGTACAAGAGATGGTTTTTGGAAACTTCAACGAACTTTCAGGAACTGGAGTTGCCTTTACAAGAAATCCATCTACAGGTGAAAATATTATATTCGGTGAATATTTATTAGAAGCTCAAGGAGAAGATATCGTAGCAGGAATCAGAACTCCTGAGCCTCTTATGTCAATGAAAGAGCAACTTCCTAATATATATGATGAATTTGTAAGAATTGCAAATGTTTTAGAAAAACACTATGGAGATATGCAAGATATAGAGTTTACAATAGAAGATGGAAAGTTATTCATACTTCAAACTAGAAATGGAAAAAGAAGTCCTCATGCATCTGTAAAGATAGCTATAGATATGGTAAATGAAGGGTTAATTTCAAAAGAAGATGCAATATTGATGGTGGATACAGAACTTTTACCTCAAATTTTTAATGGAACATTTGAGGAGAGTGATATTGCAGGAAAAAAGTTACTAGGGAAAGGACTACCAGGTTCAGCGGGAGTAGCAGTAGGAAAAGTAGTTCTTTCCTCAGAAAAAATAAAAGAGGGAGAATCTGTAATTTTAGTAAGAGTGGAGACTTCGCCGGAAGATATCAAAGGTATGAGTTTAGCTAAAGGAATTGTTACTGTTAAGGGAGGAGCAACATCTCACGGAGCAGTAGTAGCTAGAGGTATGGGTAAGTGTTGTATAACTGGTTGTGAAGAGATAAAAATAGATAAAAGTGAAGAGTTCTTTACAATAAATGGAGAAGTTATAAAAGAAGGGGATATCATCTCTATCAATGGATATAATGGAGAAATTTATAAAGATGCAATAAAATTAAAATCTGGAGAAATAAATGGAGATTTAAAAGAGTTCTTAGAGTGGTGTAAGGAGTTTAAAACACTAGAGGTTAGAATGAATGCAGATACTCCAAAAGATGTGGTAGTAGGAAGAAATTTTGGAGCTGAAGGTGTAGGTCTTTGTAGAACAGAGCACATGTTCTTTGAAGATGAAAAAATCTGGAATGTAAGAGAAATGATAATAGCATCTACAAAAGAGGAAAGAGACTTAGCATTAACGAAATTGTTAGAGCTTCAAAAGATAGATTTTAAAAGTATGCTTTTAAAAATGGGTGGACTTCCTATGAATATAAGACTATTAGATCCTCCATTCCATGAGTTTTTACCTAAAACAGAAAAGGATGTAGAAAAATTAGCTACACTTTTAAATAGATGTCCTAAAGAGATATCAGATAGAATAAAAGAGCTAAAAGAAGAAAACCCAATGCTAGGACATAGAGGGTGTAGATTGGCAATAACATTCCCAGAGATATACGAGATGCAAGCAAGAGCAATAATTGAATCTGCAATTGAATCTAAACAAGAAGGAATAGAGTGTGAAATAGAGATTATGATTCCTTTTATTGGTGGAATCAGTGAGTTTAAATATATAAAAGAAAAAATATTAGAGACTATTCAAACTGTTTTTGATAGATATGATGATAGTGTAGAATATAAATTAGGAACGATGATGGAGCTTCCGAGAGCTTGTCTGATTGCTAATGAGATTGCTGAAGAAAGTGCTTTCTTCTCTTTCGGAACAAATGATTTGACTCAAACGACTTATGGAATTTCAAGAGATGACTCAATAAAGTTTATTGATCACTATAAAGCAAAGAATATAATGAAAAGAGATCCGTTCCATTCAATTGATACTCGTGGAGTTGGGAAATTGATAGTTTTAGCAAAAGAGTTAGGAAAATCAGTAAAACCAAATATAAAAATAGGAGTTTGTGGAGAGCACGGTGGAGACCCTAAGAGTATAGAGTACTTCAATGAATTAGGATTTAACTATGTAAGTTGTTCACCATTTAGAGTGCCTACAGCAATTGTAGCTTCAGCACAAAGTGCAATACTAAAGAAGAGAGGAATCTAA